From one Triticum urartu cultivar G1812 chromosome 3, Tu2.1, whole genome shotgun sequence genomic stretch:
- the LOC125545160 gene encoding RING-H2 finger protein ATL74-like yields the protein MGAHTRSMSWYMGQTGSQAPSSAENGAQRALSSGGGGDASFDTNMVIILAALLFALLFALGLNSLARYVIRWARRASLEASGGGELDGAASAASAGGRGGLKKRTLRSLPIEVYGACAAAGGGGAAPADDVCAICLGEFEDGEKVRVLPRCGHEFHVRCVDTWLVSHDSCPTCRDSVLSGAAAAGRSGGRPGSADAAAVEVVIAA from the coding sequence ATGGGCGCGCACACCCGGTCCATGAGCTGGTACATGGGCCAGACGGGCTCGCAGGCGCCGTCGAGCGCCGAGAACGGCGCGCAGCGCGCGctcagcagcggcggcggcggcgacgccaGCTTCGACACCAACATGGTCATCATCCTCGCCGCGCTGCTCTTCGCCCTGCTCTTCGCGCTGGGGCTCAACTCCCTCGCGCGGTACGTCATCCGGTGGGCGCGGCGCGCGTCGCTGGAGGCGTCGGGCGGCGGGGAGCTGGACGGCGCGGCGTCGGCGGCGTCGGCGGGCGGGCGGGGCGGGCTCAAGAAGCGCACGCTCAGGAGCCTCCCCATCGAGGTGTACGGCGCGTGCGCGGCCGCGGGCGGGGGCGGCGCCGCGCCGGCGGACGACGTCTGCGCCATCTGCCTCGGCGAGTTCGAGGACGGCGAGAAGGTGCGCGTGCTGCCGCGCTGCGGCCACGAGTTCCACGTCCGCTGCGTCGACACCTGGCTCGTCTCGCACGACTCCTGCCCCACCTGCCGGGACTCGGTGCTCAGCGGCGCGGCCGCCGCCGGGCGCAGCGGCGGGCGGCCCGGGAGCGCCGACGCCGCGGCCGTCGAGGTGGTCATCGCCGCGTGA